A section of the Castanea sativa cultivar Marrone di Chiusa Pesio chromosome 12, ASM4071231v1 genome encodes:
- the LOC142620671 gene encoding serine/threonine-protein phosphatase 7 long form homolog codes for MDKSGDRVHLMFLEFLRNLHDPPKYSWGSGCLAWLYRELCRASDKEASQIGGALQLVQYWAWARLPFLCPRIEPPPGCDYGPWPKAPLAFKWVRVPSPKSRPSGTALIHYREQLARMQPDQIIWQPYEADFGHLHDLRREEGYVDGKGATDLRGKVEKNWREEHGPYILTWDTRQQRVCHAPPQIGEMPRNHDYYRWYRSVTRKYVDRNSAKLDIMIESHLALLEMSVRNYANAVVRYQVANRFSEAS; via the exons ATGGATAAGtcgggagatagggtgcatctGATGTTCTTGGAGTTCCTACGGAACCTTCATGATCCGCCaaagtatagttggggtagtggttgcCTGGCATGGTTGTATAGAGAGTTGTGCCGGGCAAGTGATAAAGAGGCATCGCAGATTGGTGGGGCGTTGCAattggtccagtattgggcatgggcgaggttgccattcttgtgcccgaGGATAGAGCCTCCACCTGGATGCgattatggcccatggccaaaagctccacttgcatttaa gtgggtgcgggtgccaagCCCGAAGAGTAGGCCATCCGGCACGGCGTTGATCCATTATCGTGAGCAATTAGCTAGAATGCAGCCGGACCAg ATTATATGGCAGCCATATGAGGCAGACTTCGGCCACCTTCACGACTTGCGTCGCGAGGAGGGATACGTGGACGGCAAGGGTGCCACCg ACTTACGTGGGAAGGTGGAAaagaattggagggaggagcatgGACCGTATATCCTTACATGGGATACGAGACAACAACGAGtttgccatgcacctcctcagATTGGTGAGATGCCTCGCAATCATGATTATTACCGCTGGTACCGTTCGGTCACTCGAAAGTATGTCGACCGCAACAGCGCTAAATTAGATATAATG ATTGAAAGCCATTTAGCACTGTTGgagatgtcggtcagaaattatgcaaatgccgtCGTCAGGTATCAGGTGGCCAATCGTTTCTCTGAGGCatcgtaa